The DNA window GGGCGCATCGGTTGATAGGGAAAGGTGCAACGCCACCTTGCCCGATGTTGTCGGAACAGTGATCAGACCAACGTTGCGCAATTCAACCAACACCTCTGTCTCGGATGGCGGCGATGCCGTTAATCTTTCTCTGTCGCGTGAAAGCCGCACCCCGTCATCACCGATTAAGATTGCGCCTCTGTCGATAAGGGCAAGGGCAAGAGAGGTTTTGCCCGCGCCTGGTGCACCGCTGATCAATATCGCCTGTCCGCCAATCTTGACCGACGTGAATTGGCTGAGCCTCGCGATTTCAGACATGGGGTGCCATTATAGAAAACTTGGGTTTGCATTGGGTAGACAAAGCACGAGGCAAGCGCCCTTTTTCCCGTCTGTCCGGTCATGTGCGGACAATGTGCCATCGTGCGCTTCGGCGATTGTCCGTC is part of the Pontixanthobacter gangjinensis genome and encodes:
- a CDS encoding HPr kinase/phosphorylase, with protein sequence MSEIARLSQFTSVKIGGQAILISGAPGAGKTSLALALIDRGAILIGDDGVRLSRDRERLTASPPSETEVLVELRNVGLITVPTTSGKVALHLSLSTDAPRYLERAETKEIEGCSIPSIEFTLNGLTDCIRAEHALKVYGLPG